The Meleagris gallopavo isolate NT-WF06-2002-E0010 breed Aviagen turkey brand Nicholas breeding stock chromosome 10, Turkey_5.1, whole genome shotgun sequence genome contains a region encoding:
- the TM2D1 gene encoding TM2 domain-containing protein 1: protein MCDEPKIDNSTQEPMNCTNHTAYVQCLPAPNITCRDYLGIEKVFTGQEVGFYKPIACRNVNGYSYKVAVALSLFLGWLGADRFYLGYPALGLLKFCTVGFCGIGSLIDFILISMQIVGPSDGSSYIIDYYGARLTRLTITNTTFRKMQTYP, encoded by the exons ATGTGTGATGAGCCTAAAATAGACAATAGCACACAGGAACCAATGAATTGCACAAATCACACGGCATATG TTCAGTGCCTGCCAGCACCAAATATTACTTGCAGAGATTACCTTGGCATAGAAAAAGTCTTTACTGGACAGGAAGTTGGATTTTACAAGCCTATTGCATGTCGTAATGT TAATGGATACTCTTACAAAGTGGCAGTTGCTCTGTCCTTATTCCTTGGATGGTTGGGAGCAGATAGATTTTATCTAGGCTATCCTGCCTTAG gttTGTTAAAGTTCTGCACTGTAGGATTTTGTGGAATTGGTAGCTTAATTGATTTCATACTTATTTCAATGCAG aTTGTTGGACCTTCTGATGGCTCTAGTTACATTATAGATTATTACGGAGCGAGGCTCACACGGCTCACTATTACCAACACGACGTTCAGGAAAATGCAGACCTACCCTTAA